From one candidate division WOR-3 bacterium genomic stretch:
- a CDS encoding phosphomannomutase/phosphoglucomutase, producing MINKDIFREYDIRGIADKDLTDEVVYLIGKGYGTYVQRRKAECGIENLSEVLIGRDVRLSSERIRNALIAGITSTGLDVIDLGIIPTPVFYFSLFHYDKNAGMQITGSHNEKEYNGFKIGFGKTTIYGEEIQKLRRLVEEGKFKQGEGKVSSRNPIPDYIGTLKERIKFKNSLKVVFDPGNGTVGILLEELLRDYPIEPAFINLEPDGNFPVHLPDPTVDRYMNDLKSLVSELDADLGIGYDGDGDRIGAVAEDGEIVRGDKLLGIFARDLIKRVPKAKVVFDVKCSKGLKEYITQIGGVPIMWKTGHSLVKAKMKEEGALLAGEMSGHMFFGENYFGYDDALYASLKLLQIVSETGKGLRELASEIPHYISTPEIRIECPEAEKFEIVAEAKAYFFKKLAGRKCEIIDIDGVRVEWEDGFGLLRASNTQPILVLRFEGKTEKRLEEIREIFLSFLSKYSYIKIPAS from the coding sequence GATTTGACTGATGAAGTTGTCTATCTAATCGGTAAAGGGTACGGCACTTATGTCCAAAGGCGGAAGGCGGAGTGCGGAATTGAGAATTTATCAGAAGTTCTTATCGGTCGGGATGTCCGGCTCTCTTCGGAAAGGATAAGAAATGCCCTAATTGCCGGAATAACTTCTACTGGCCTGGATGTGATTGATTTGGGGATAATTCCGACACCCGTCTTTTACTTTTCCCTTTTCCATTACGATAAAAATGCGGGAATGCAAATTACCGGTAGTCACAATGAGAAAGAGTATAATGGGTTTAAAATTGGTTTTGGTAAGACAACAATCTACGGCGAAGAGATTCAGAAGTTAAGAAGGTTAGTTGAAGAGGGGAAATTTAAGCAAGGGGAAGGAAAGGTCTCTTCCCGAAATCCAATCCCAGATTATATTGGGACGCTAAAAGAGAGAATTAAGTTTAAGAATTCATTAAAAGTTGTTTTTGACCCAGGAAACGGTACGGTGGGGATTCTTTTAGAAGAGTTATTGAGAGATTATCCCATTGAACCGGCCTTTATCAACTTAGAACCGGATGGCAACTTTCCGGTTCATTTACCCGACCCGACGGTTGATAGATATATGAATGATCTAAAGAGTTTGGTCTCGGAATTGGATGCGGATTTGGGGATTGGTTATGACGGTGACGGTGACCGGATTGGGGCAGTGGCTGAGGATGGCGAAATCGTCCGGGGGGATAAACTTCTTGGGATTTTTGCCCGGGATTTAATCAAGCGGGTGCCGAAGGCGAAAGTGGTTTTTGATGTGAAATGTTCTAAGGGTCTAAAAGAGTATATCACTCAGATTGGCGGCGTACCGATAATGTGGAAGACTGGCCATTCTTTGGTTAAAGCAAAGATGAAAGAAGAAGGAGCCCTTTTGGCAGGAGAGATGTCTGGTCATATGTTCTTTGGCGAAAATTATTTTGGCTACGATGATGCGCTCTACGCTTCCTTAAAATTATTGCAGATCGTTTCGGAAACGGGAAAGGGATTGAGAGAACTCGCCTCCGAAATCCCTCATTATATCTCAACTCCGGAGATTCGGATTGAATGTCCGGAGGCGGAAAAGTTTGAAATCGTCGCGGAAGCAAAAGCATACTTTTTTAAGAAACTGGCAGGGAGAAAATGCGAAATAATTGATATTGACGGTGTGAGGGTGGAATGGGAGGATGGTTTTGGACTTTTACGGGCATCAAATACCCAACCGATTTTGGTCCTGCGCTTTGAAGGAAAAACCGAAAAGAGATTGGAGGAGATAAGGGAAATCTTCTTATCCTTCCTTAGCAAATATTCCTATATTAAAATACCCGCTTCTTAG
- a CDS encoding ATP-binding protein, translating into MFKVKKEPKAIIKIAFGWFKKAIEDYHLLEDGEKVLVGVSGGKDSLCLLHIFNEYNKRKKKNWQILACHINPGFANWPKEQVEKRLRDLGVSYIVKSLPIGEKVKKIGEDFCFFCSRERKKALFTVAEENKINKIALAHHREDVNETFFLNLLFAAEISTFVPKQDFFGGKFYIIRPLYLFTEEIIASYLKVFSIKPIRNPCPYAQLSERERIRRILISYYRRDPRIRDNIFWGIKNIKTHYLP; encoded by the coding sequence GTGTTTAAGGTAAAAAAGGAACCGAAGGCGATTATAAAAATTGCTTTTGGCTGGTTTAAGAAGGCGATTGAAGATTACCATCTCTTAGAGGATGGGGAGAAGGTTTTGGTAGGGGTTTCGGGTGGTAAGGATTCCCTTTGTCTTCTCCATATCTTTAATGAGTATAATAAGCGAAAGAAGAAGAATTGGCAAATCCTTGCCTGTCACATCAATCCGGGTTTTGCCAATTGGCCAAAAGAACAAGTAGAAAAGAGATTGCGGGATTTGGGGGTTAGTTATATCGTAAAGAGTTTACCAATTGGGGAGAAGGTGAAAAAGATTGGTGAAGATTTCTGTTTTTTCTGTTCCCGGGAGCGGAAGAAAGCACTCTTTACTGTTGCCGAAGAGAATAAAATAAATAAGATTGCCCTTGCCCACCACCGGGAAGATGTGAATGAGACCTTCTTCTTAAATCTTCTCTTCGCCGCGGAAATTTCTACCTTTGTGCCGAAACAGGATTTCTTTGGAGGCAAGTTTTATATTATAAGACCATTATACCTCTTCACAGAAGAAATAATCGCCTCTTATCTCAAAGTTTTTTCTATTAAACCGATAAGAAATCCTTGCCCCTATGCCCAACTTTCCGAAAGGGAGAGGATTAGGCGAATCTTAATTTCCTATTACCGAAGGGACCCCAGAATTCGGGATAATATCTTTTGGGGAATAAAGAATATAAAAACCCATTATCTGCCATAA
- a CDS encoding replication-associated recombination protein A, which yields MELFHQGPFLSPLAERLRPKDLDELVGQEHLLGKDKPFRKVIEKGEIFSMIFWGPPGSGKTTLALLIAKYANAHFISFSAVTSGVGDIRKVIREANYQEKIYGKRTILFVDEIHRFNKAQQDAFLPYVEKGKIILIGATTENPSFEVIGPLLSRCRVFILNPLGEKEIKTILKRALISEEGLKKFNPVVNEEVLNYIAILSNGDARQALNILEMATMSAEVKEGKRRITKKLMEEIAERKFFLYDKKGEEHYNLISAFIKSIRGGDPDAGLYWLARMLEAGEDPLFIARRLVILASEDIGNADPQALVIANAAKEAVEFVGLPECSLALAQVVIYLALAPKSNSVYLAYQKAKEDALNTHTQPVPLHLRNPATPLMRRLGYGKDYKYPHNYPEGKVEQEYLPKALKGRRYYEPKGVGWEKELKRRRENK from the coding sequence GAGCACCTCTTAGGGAAGGATAAACCTTTTAGAAAGGTTATTGAGAAAGGGGAAATCTTCTCCATGATTTTCTGGGGTCCACCGGGTTCGGGTAAGACAACCTTGGCGCTCTTAATCGCTAAATATGCCAATGCCCATTTCATCTCTTTCAGTGCGGTCACTTCTGGGGTGGGTGATATCCGAAAGGTGATTCGGGAAGCCAATTATCAAGAAAAGATTTATGGCAAGCGGACGATTCTCTTCGTTGACGAAATCCATCGCTTCAATAAAGCGCAACAAGATGCCTTCCTCCCTTATGTGGAGAAAGGGAAAATTATTCTCATTGGTGCGACAACCGAAAACCCTTCTTTTGAAGTGATTGGTCCCCTCCTTTCCCGATGCCGGGTATTTATCTTAAATCCCTTGGGAGAGAAAGAGATAAAGACAATCTTAAAGCGGGCTTTAATAAGCGAAGAAGGGTTAAAGAAGTTTAATCCGGTGGTGAACGAAGAAGTTCTCAACTACATCGCAATTCTCTCTAATGGTGATGCCCGCCAAGCACTGAACATCTTAGAAATGGCGACAATGAGTGCCGAGGTGAAAGAGGGCAAGAGGAGAATAACAAAGAAGCTGATGGAAGAGATTGCGGAACGGAAATTTTTCTTATACGACAAGAAGGGTGAAGAGCATTATAACCTAATCTCCGCCTTTATTAAGTCAATAAGAGGCGGCGATCCGGATGCCGGACTCTACTGGTTAGCGAGGATGTTGGAAGCCGGGGAAGACCCATTATTCATTGCCCGGCGATTAGTCATTTTAGCCTCCGAAGATATTGGTAATGCGGACCCGCAAGCCTTAGTGATTGCCAATGCGGCAAAAGAAGCGGTAGAATTTGTCGGTTTACCGGAATGTAGTTTGGCATTAGCCCAGGTGGTCATATATTTAGCGCTGGCACCAAAGAGTAATTCTGTCTATCTCGCCTACCAAAAAGCAAAAGAGGATGCCTTAAATACCCATACTCAACCCGTTCCCTTACATTTAAGAAACCCGGCTACTCCTTTAATGCGGAGATTGGGTTACGGTAAAGATTACAAGTATCCCCATAACTATCCCGAAGGAAAGGTAGAACAGGAATATCTACCCAAAGCCTTAAAAGGCAGAAGATATTACGAGCCAAAAGGAGTGGGTTGGGAAAAGGAGTTAAAGAGAAGGCGGGAAAATAAATAA